A genome region from Geminicoccus roseus DSM 18922 includes the following:
- a CDS encoding tripartite tricarboxylate transporter permease, giving the protein MDVLGFVLEGFAALADPQVFAFMIVGFLIGTFFGAMPGLTSVLAIALLLPLTFSMDVVPSLVMCASIFMAGMYAGSITATTINIPGAPSSMMTAIEGHQLMKAGQGANALGHAALGSMIGGSIGAILLMAFLPLAAQASLLIRTPGKFSLVLFALVVIVIVERGAVAKGVIATCLGIMIATIGIDVMQPIPRFTFGTEALTQGIDLMSLIIGTFAVSEILYQASVWKPGDPGLAGAVQGIRIKRRDFLPRWSEVRAIGWLTYLKSALIGYGTGILPGAGGSMAAFVAYADAKRTSRKPEEYGHGSREGIAAAECSNNAMCGGAFVPMLMFGIPGDPTTAIVLGVLVINGLQPGARLLQNQSELIAPMFASLLVSALLLIPLTLYLLGPYLLRIVSIQRGLLYSGISVVALVGSYVATFSTFQMMLALVFGVGAFFLRRENFPVVSLLLGFILGPDLEQYLRRSLALNDGDPSVFLTSPDSVAFLLLTVLFVYFMAVRPRLKAGRAG; this is encoded by the coding sequence ATGGACGTGCTCGGCTTCGTGCTGGAGGGCTTCGCCGCCCTGGCGGACCCGCAGGTCTTCGCCTTCATGATCGTGGGCTTTCTGATCGGCACGTTCTTCGGCGCGATGCCCGGGCTGACCTCGGTGCTGGCCATCGCCCTCCTGCTGCCGCTGACCTTCAGCATGGACGTGGTGCCGTCCCTGGTGATGTGCGCCTCGATCTTCATGGCCGGGATGTATGCGGGCAGCATCACCGCCACCACCATCAACATCCCGGGCGCGCCGTCCTCGATGATGACCGCGATCGAGGGGCACCAGCTGATGAAGGCGGGCCAGGGGGCGAACGCCCTTGGCCATGCCGCGCTGGGCTCGATGATCGGCGGCAGCATCGGCGCGATCCTGCTGATGGCCTTCCTGCCGCTGGCAGCCCAGGCCTCGCTGCTGATCCGCACGCCCGGCAAGTTCTCGCTGGTGCTGTTCGCGCTGGTGGTGATCGTGATCGTCGAGCGCGGCGCGGTCGCCAAGGGCGTGATCGCCACCTGCCTGGGCATCATGATCGCCACGATCGGCATCGACGTGATGCAGCCGATCCCGCGCTTCACCTTCGGAACCGAGGCGCTGACCCAGGGCATCGACCTGATGTCGCTGATCATCGGCACCTTCGCGGTGAGCGAGATCCTCTACCAGGCCTCGGTCTGGAAGCCAGGCGACCCGGGCCTGGCCGGCGCTGTCCAGGGCATCCGCATCAAGAGGCGGGACTTCCTGCCCCGCTGGAGCGAGGTGCGCGCGATCGGCTGGCTGACCTATCTCAAGAGCGCCCTGATCGGCTACGGCACCGGCATCCTGCCGGGGGCCGGCGGCTCCATGGCCGCATTCGTGGCCTATGCCGACGCCAAGCGCACCTCGCGCAAGCCCGAGGAATACGGCCATGGCAGCCGCGAGGGGATCGCGGCTGCCGAATGCTCCAACAACGCGATGTGCGGCGGCGCCTTCGTGCCGATGCTGATGTTCGGCATCCCGGGCGACCCGACCACGGCGATCGTGCTGGGCGTGCTGGTCATCAACGGGCTGCAGCCGGGTGCCCGCCTTTTGCAGAACCAGTCCGAGCTGATCGCGCCGATGTTCGCCTCGCTGCTGGTCAGCGCGCTGTTGCTGATCCCGCTGACCCTCTATCTGCTCGGTCCCTACCTGCTGCGGATCGTGTCGATCCAGCGGGGACTCCTTTATTCCGGCATCTCGGTGGTCGCCCTGGTCGGCAGCTACGTCGCCACCTTCTCGACCTTCCAGATGATGCTGGCGCTGGTGTTCGGCGTGGGCGCGTTCTTTCTGCGCCGGGAGAACTTTCCGGTGGTGTCGCTGCTGCTGGGCTTCATCCTCGGCCCCGACCTGGAGCAGTACCTGCGCCGTTCCCTGGCCCTCAACGACGGCGACCCCAGCGTGTTCCTCACCAGCCCGGACAGCGTGGCGTTCCTGCTGCTGACCGTCCTGTTCGTGTACTTCATGGCGGTCCGGCCGCGGCTGAAGGCGGGCCGGGCGGGCTAG
- a CDS encoding AI-2E family transporter, translating to MLRELGAQLEPAAQDLPAGTPMTVRVEAQPTSTLKILQSIALPLLAPVGTAGIVIVLVVFMLLEREDLRDRLIGLSGGDLQQTTQAMNDVARRVSRFLLMRLVVNATYGVPIGIGLWLIGVPNALLWGVLATVLRFVPYVGPFVAALFPIALAVAVDPGWSMLAWTVGLILIIELLSNCVVEPWLYGASTGVSTVAILIAAVFWTALWGPIGLLLSTPLTVCLAVVGRYVPHLRFLDVMLGSDPVLEPQERLYQRMLAGDAQEGEDMSEAILERRPLATFYDEVGLPALRLAEANRRRRRLVGELRALVIDGFVRLVADLADHEGADVEEKDRAARGAPVVWSGTPVVCIAGRTGLDRAAACMLAQLLERRGIGTRVLPADAISPEAIGSLDLEDVELVCLPYLGGSAVAQSRQACRRLRRRAPDAKLMVALWNGQLDERKCDGAADGLAADGLACSVSDALRRIEALATLPLSCPMMAAPIPAGEDGRLAVLHQTRLLDTPTEERFQRITRKLAKTFDMPVCLVSLVDEERQFWKAATGLPEDLARSRHASREMSICGHVVAANDVLVIEDVLKDRRFANNPWPKERGIRFYAGAPVRPEGGPAIGSLCVIDMVPHRLGERDLAFLQLMADEVWLEIQRGMAADAGLSPHEPHAPARAVAAF from the coding sequence ATGCTGCGGGAACTGGGCGCCCAGCTGGAGCCGGCTGCCCAGGACTTGCCGGCCGGCACGCCGATGACCGTGCGGGTCGAGGCGCAGCCGACCTCGACCCTGAAGATCCTGCAGAGCATCGCCCTGCCGCTGCTGGCACCGGTCGGAACCGCCGGAATCGTCATCGTCCTGGTGGTCTTCATGCTGCTCGAGCGCGAGGATCTGCGCGATCGGCTGATCGGCCTGTCCGGCGGCGACCTGCAGCAGACCACCCAGGCGATGAACGACGTGGCGCGGCGGGTCAGCCGCTTCCTGCTGATGCGGCTGGTGGTCAATGCCACCTACGGCGTCCCGATCGGGATCGGGCTCTGGCTGATCGGCGTGCCCAACGCGCTCCTGTGGGGCGTGCTGGCAACGGTGCTGCGCTTTGTTCCCTATGTCGGCCCATTCGTCGCGGCGCTGTTCCCGATCGCGCTGGCGGTGGCGGTGGATCCCGGCTGGAGCATGTTGGCCTGGACGGTGGGGCTGATCCTCATCATCGAATTGCTCAGCAACTGCGTGGTCGAGCCCTGGCTGTACGGCGCCAGCACCGGCGTCTCCACGGTGGCGATCCTGATCGCCGCGGTGTTCTGGACCGCCCTCTGGGGCCCGATCGGCCTGCTGCTCTCGACGCCGCTCACCGTCTGCCTCGCCGTGGTCGGCCGCTACGTGCCGCACCTGCGGTTCCTCGACGTGATGCTGGGCAGCGACCCGGTGCTGGAACCCCAGGAGCGGCTCTACCAGCGCATGCTGGCCGGCGACGCGCAGGAGGGTGAGGACATGTCCGAGGCGATCCTGGAGCGGCGGCCGCTCGCCACCTTCTACGACGAGGTCGGGCTGCCAGCCCTGCGGCTGGCCGAAGCCAACCGCCGGCGCCGGCGCCTGGTGGGGGAGTTGCGGGCGCTGGTGATTGACGGCTTCGTGCGGCTGGTGGCGGATCTGGCCGACCATGAAGGCGCCGACGTGGAGGAGAAGGATCGCGCTGCCCGGGGAGCACCGGTGGTGTGGAGCGGAACGCCGGTGGTCTGCATCGCCGGCCGGACCGGCCTCGACCGGGCTGCCGCCTGCATGCTGGCGCAACTCCTGGAGCGGCGGGGCATCGGCACGCGGGTCCTGCCGGCCGACGCGATCAGCCCGGAGGCAATCGGCAGCCTCGACCTGGAGGACGTGGAGCTGGTCTGCCTGCCCTATCTGGGCGGGTCCGCCGTCGCGCAGAGCCGCCAGGCCTGCCGCCGCCTGCGCCGCCGTGCCCCGGATGCCAAGCTGATGGTGGCCCTCTGGAACGGCCAGCTGGACGAAAGGAAATGCGACGGCGCCGCCGACGGGCTGGCCGCCGACGGGCTGGCCTGTTCAGTCTCCGATGCATTGCGCCGCATCGAGGCGCTGGCGACCTTGCCCTTGTCCTGCCCGATGATGGCGGCGCCGATTCCGGCCGGCGAGGACGGCCGGCTGGCGGTGCTGCACCAGACCAGGCTGCTTGACACCCCCACCGAGGAGCGGTTCCAGCGGATCACCCGCAAGCTGGCCAAGACGTTCGACATGCCGGTCTGCCTGGTGTCGCTGGTCGACGAGGAGCGGCAGTTCTGGAAGGCGGCCACCGGGCTGCCCGAGGACCTGGCCCGGTCCCGCCATGCCTCGCGGGAAATGTCGATCTGCGGCCATGTCGTCGCCGCCAACGACGTGCTCGTCATCGAGGACGTCCTCAAGGACCGGCGCTTTGCCAACAATCCCTGGCCGAAGGAGCGCGGCATCCGCTTCTATGCCGGCGCCCCGGTCCGACCGGAGGGCGGCCCGGCGATCGGCTCGCTCTGCGTGATCGACATGGTGCCTCATCGGCTGGGCGAGCGCGACTTGGCCTTTCTCCAGCTTATGGCCGACGAGGTGTGGCTGGAGATCCAGCGCGGCATGGCCGCCGACGCCGGACTGTCGCCGCACGAGCCCCATGCACCGGCCAGAGCGGTCGCCGCCTTCTAG
- a CDS encoding AI-2E family transporter yields MAFNSRTIPSLAAVPAGNTTQHTAVILTATVVVGAAIIAALYFGQDILIPVALAVLLSFALAPLALRLQRLGLPRVPAVLMVVLVAFVGLGGFGMLVGSQLVQLADNLPQYQGNVAAKIQSFQSAAPPPCCGNWAPSWSRLPRTCRPARR; encoded by the coding sequence ATGGCGTTCAACTCGAGGACCATCCCCAGCCTCGCGGCCGTGCCTGCGGGAAACACCACGCAGCACACTGCGGTGATCCTGACCGCGACGGTGGTGGTTGGGGCTGCCATCATCGCGGCACTCTATTTCGGCCAGGACATCCTCATCCCGGTCGCACTCGCGGTGCTGCTGAGCTTCGCGCTGGCGCCTCTGGCCCTGCGCCTGCAGCGGCTGGGGCTGCCGCGCGTGCCGGCGGTGCTGATGGTGGTGCTCGTCGCCTTTGTCGGCCTTGGCGGGTTCGGCATGCTGGTCGGCAGCCAGCTGGTCCAGCTGGCTGACAACCTCCCGCAATACCAGGGCAACGTCGCGGCCAAGATCCAATCCTTCCAGTCGGCCGCGCCTCCACCATGCTGCGGGAACTGGGCGCCCAGCTGGAGCCGGCTGCCCAGGACTTGCCGGCCGGCACGCCGATGA
- a CDS encoding class I SAM-dependent methyltransferase → MGRWSRRLAVPFLEFVGIRPSGQVLDVGCGTGVPTAAPAEAEAEVVGIVASEPCLDGARRRRSHANIAHERGDVRRTRFADGLFHGCVSTLDLDIIPEADRGREAAGDATGRGRCIRSL, encoded by the coding sequence ATGGGGCGCTGGAGCCGTCGCCTGGCCGTGCCCTTCCTGGAGTTCGTGGGTATCCGCCCGAGTGGCCAGGTGCTCGACGTCGGCTGCGGGACAGGCGTGCCGACGGCAGCTCCGGCGGAGGCCGAGGCGGAGGTGGTCGGGATCGTTGCCTCGGAGCCCTGCCTCGACGGTGCCCGTCGACGCAGGTCCCACGCGAACATCGCTCACGAACGCGGCGACGTTCGCCGCACGCGCTTCGCCGACGGGCTCTTCCACGGATGCGTCTCCACCCTGGACCTGGACATCATTCCTGAAGCGGATCGTGGGCGAGAGGCGGCGGGTGACGCGACTGGGCGGGGTCGTTGCATCCGGAGTCTGTGA
- a CDS encoding polysaccharide biosynthesis protein, with amino-acid sequence MHSTLPVEANTIIQHFALRRRVLVIFVHDLFVAMASFPLAWVLREGWGVLFRQGLLQSTLAFSIIAAGVFVALGLYRGVWRHSSAWDLIIVLRAATLAILIFLPVMFISDRLATVPRTVPIIQWLLLLIMLGGPRFAFRIWGGRMSSRPRNLMSRVPVIIAGTGESADLLIRAVTSDPQERYQVLGLLDLHTMTRGRDILRVPILGSIEELASVVHELAVKGRRPERLIFAEQVDGSLLRRVMGQAEGLRLELLRLPDPIDFKATVDDGRIELRPFALQELLGRPQIQFDHSSVRDLIKGRRILVTGAGGSIGSELMRQLARCEPSMLVYLDQCEFNLYSVEQELVTKAPSIVGVPILADIRDGKRIKRIFAEHCPDLIFHAAALKHVPMVEMNPIEGLHTNALGTRNVAEAAAECGARAMIQISTDKAVNPTSVMGASKRLAELYCQALDAGSAELQPVDRRTKRTRFMTVRFGNVLGSSGSVVPLFQKQISQGGPLTVTHPEIKRYFMTIREAVELVLQASSVGIRPDCARGQVFVLDMGEPIRIVDLARQIIRLAGKEPERDVQIVFSGLRPGEKLHEELFDRGEVRLPAIASGVLAARTQRVDDLALRKAFHAIDEACARGDAVWLRAILQFYVPGYVPDDQVAMEAKVADVRDIQAQVQTA; translated from the coding sequence ATGCATTCGACATTGCCGGTTGAGGCAAACACAATCATTCAGCATTTTGCCCTGCGCCGAAGGGTCTTGGTCATATTTGTTCATGACCTCTTCGTCGCGATGGCGTCATTTCCCCTGGCATGGGTGCTGCGCGAAGGCTGGGGGGTATTGTTCCGGCAGGGTTTGCTGCAGAGCACTTTGGCCTTCTCCATAATTGCCGCCGGCGTGTTCGTCGCTCTCGGTCTGTATCGTGGCGTCTGGCGGCACAGCTCCGCCTGGGATCTTATAATCGTGCTGCGGGCGGCTACGTTAGCTATTCTGATATTTCTGCCAGTCATGTTCATCTCGGATCGGCTCGCGACAGTACCGCGGACCGTGCCAATCATTCAGTGGCTGCTGTTGCTGATCATGCTGGGGGGGCCACGGTTCGCCTTTAGGATCTGGGGGGGCCGCATGTCATCCCGTCCAAGAAACCTGATGTCACGGGTGCCGGTCATCATCGCCGGCACTGGAGAGAGCGCGGACCTGTTGATCCGAGCCGTGACGTCCGACCCCCAAGAACGCTACCAGGTTCTTGGCCTGCTCGATCTTCATACCATGACCCGTGGCCGTGACATCTTGCGTGTTCCGATACTGGGCAGCATCGAAGAGCTTGCGTCCGTGGTTCATGAACTTGCTGTAAAGGGTCGACGGCCCGAGCGATTGATTTTCGCTGAACAGGTCGACGGTTCGCTTCTGCGCCGGGTGATGGGACAGGCCGAGGGGCTGCGGCTGGAACTGTTGCGCCTTCCGGATCCCATCGATTTCAAAGCAACCGTTGATGACGGGCGAATCGAACTTCGTCCGTTTGCTTTGCAGGAACTGTTGGGGCGGCCGCAGATCCAGTTCGATCATTCCTCCGTCCGGGATCTGATCAAGGGTCGGAGGATCCTGGTGACTGGCGCTGGCGGCAGCATCGGCAGCGAATTGATGCGCCAGCTCGCCCGCTGTGAGCCCAGCATGCTGGTCTACCTCGATCAGTGCGAGTTCAATCTATATTCGGTCGAGCAGGAACTCGTCACGAAGGCGCCAAGTATCGTCGGCGTGCCGATCCTGGCGGATATTCGCGACGGAAAGCGGATCAAGCGGATCTTTGCCGAGCACTGCCCTGACCTGATCTTCCATGCGGCCGCACTGAAGCACGTGCCGATGGTCGAGATGAACCCCATCGAGGGGCTGCACACCAACGCGCTCGGCACCAGGAACGTCGCGGAAGCGGCGGCCGAATGCGGCGCACGGGCGATGATCCAGATCTCCACGGACAAGGCCGTGAACCCGACCAGCGTCATGGGAGCGAGCAAACGGCTGGCGGAACTCTACTGTCAGGCACTCGATGCCGGGAGCGCCGAGCTTCAGCCGGTCGACCGCCGCACCAAGCGGACGCGCTTCATGACCGTGCGTTTTGGCAATGTGCTCGGTTCGTCCGGTTCGGTGGTCCCGCTGTTCCAAAAGCAGATCTCCCAAGGAGGGCCGCTCACGGTCACTCACCCGGAGATCAAGCGCTACTTCATGACGATCCGCGAGGCGGTGGAACTGGTCCTGCAGGCTTCATCGGTCGGGATCCGTCCAGACTGCGCGCGAGGGCAGGTGTTCGTGCTCGACATGGGCGAGCCGATCCGGATCGTGGATCTTGCCCGCCAGATCATACGGCTCGCGGGCAAGGAGCCGGAGCGCGACGTGCAGATCGTGTTCAGCGGCCTTCGCCCGGGCGAGAAGCTGCACGAGGAGCTGTTCGACAGGGGCGAGGTCCGGCTGCCGGCGATCGCCAGCGGCGTCCTGGCGGCCCGGACGCAACGGGTCGACGATCTGGCCTTGCGGAAGGCGTTCCACGCGATCGACGAGGCATGCGCGCGGGGCGATGCGGTCTGGCTGCGGGCGATCCTGCAGTTCTACGTGCCAGGCTATGTGCCGGATGATCAGGTGGCCATGGAAGCCAAGGTGGCCGATGTCCGGGACATCCAGGCGCAGGTGCAGACGGCATGA
- a CDS encoding DegT/DnrJ/EryC1/StrS family aminotransferase: MSIVTPPDRYLPFALPDIGEAEIAEVVDTLRSGWITTGPKARRFERDFGEFLASGDLHAIAVNSATAGLHLALEALQIGPGDEVIVPVHTFTATAEVVNYLGADPVFVDVDPVTLTIRPEAVEAAITPRTRAILPVHYAGLACAMDPLVRIAAKHGLQIVEDAAHALPATSCGGRLIGTLDTAATVFSFYATKTVATGEGGMIVTRSAKIAERARLMRIHGISRDVFDRYSGKADHGGWYYEVVAPGFKYNLPDLAAAIGLHQLARAHAMQQRRAAIAAAYHEAFSCLPVELPAPAPAGELHAWHLYVIRLGRGSRIQRDELILALREAGIGTSVHYVPLHFHPYWRERYGLRPGDFPASTDAYRCMISLPIYSKMADADVERVIGSMRALLG; encoded by the coding sequence ATGAGCATCGTCACCCCGCCGGACCGCTACCTGCCGTTCGCGTTGCCGGATATCGGCGAGGCCGAGATTGCGGAAGTGGTCGACACCTTACGCTCGGGCTGGATCACCACCGGTCCCAAGGCGCGCCGCTTCGAGCGTGACTTCGGAGAGTTCCTGGCCAGCGGCGACCTGCACGCGATCGCGGTCAACTCGGCCACGGCCGGCCTGCACCTGGCGCTCGAAGCGTTGCAGATCGGGCCGGGCGACGAGGTCATCGTTCCGGTGCATACCTTCACGGCGACGGCAGAGGTGGTGAACTACCTCGGCGCCGATCCGGTCTTCGTCGATGTCGACCCGGTGACGCTCACCATCCGTCCCGAAGCGGTCGAAGCCGCCATCACGCCGCGCACCCGTGCGATCCTGCCGGTTCATTATGCCGGTCTGGCCTGCGCGATGGACCCGCTCGTCCGCATCGCGGCGAAGCATGGCCTCCAGATCGTGGAGGACGCAGCCCACGCGCTGCCCGCCACGAGTTGCGGCGGCAGGCTGATCGGAACCCTCGACACAGCGGCGACCGTGTTCAGCTTCTACGCCACCAAGACCGTTGCGACCGGCGAGGGCGGCATGATCGTCACCCGGTCCGCCAAGATCGCCGAGCGCGCCCGGCTGATGCGCATCCATGGCATCAGCCGTGACGTGTTCGACCGCTACAGCGGCAAGGCGGATCATGGCGGCTGGTACTACGAAGTCGTGGCTCCCGGCTTCAAGTACAACTTGCCGGACCTCGCTGCGGCGATCGGACTGCATCAGCTCGCCCGCGCGCATGCCATGCAGCAGCGGCGTGCCGCGATCGCCGCGGCCTACCATGAAGCCTTTTCCTGCCTGCCGGTGGAGCTGCCGGCGCCGGCGCCGGCGGGGGAGCTCCATGCCTGGCACCTTTACGTAATCCGCCTGGGCCGAGGCAGCCGGATCCAGCGCGATGAACTCATTCTGGCGCTGCGCGAGGCCGGCATCGGCACGAGCGTCCACTATGTCCCGCTGCATTTTCATCCCTACTGGCGGGAGCGCTACGGGTTGCGGCCAGGCGACTTCCCGGCCAGCACCGATGCCTATCGATGCATGATCAGCCTGCCGATCTACAGCAAGATGGCAGATGCCGATGTCGAGCGCGTGATCGGGTCCATGCGCGCGTTGTTGGGCTAG
- a CDS encoding sugar transferase — MPRTKRIIDLLLASIGLLLLWPLMLLIAGLVRLEDGGPAIFIQERIGKDGIAFQIYKFRSMRPAGRGRPITVAGDRRITRVGGILRRSKLDELPQLANVLRGEMSLVGPRPEVRRYVELYTADQRLLLRLRPGITDPASIAFLDEERILAAAPDPERAYVQTIMPEKIRLNLAYAERATPWSDLLVIATTLRSLVRRSSRQGQVAWS; from the coding sequence ATGCCCCGCACCAAACGCATCATCGATCTGCTTCTGGCTTCCATCGGCCTCCTGCTGCTCTGGCCCCTGATGCTGCTGATCGCCGGTCTGGTCCGGCTGGAGGATGGCGGGCCGGCGATCTTCATCCAGGAACGCATCGGCAAGGACGGGATCGCCTTCCAGATCTACAAGTTCCGCTCGATGCGGCCGGCGGGCCGGGGCCGGCCGATCACGGTGGCCGGCGACCGCCGGATCACGCGGGTTGGCGGCATCCTGCGGCGCAGCAAACTCGATGAGCTGCCCCAGCTCGCCAACGTGCTGCGCGGCGAGATGAGCCTGGTCGGCCCACGGCCGGAGGTCCGACGCTATGTCGAGCTCTATACCGCGGACCAGCGCCTGCTGCTCCGGCTCAGGCCCGGGATCACCGATCCCGCCAGCATCGCCTTCCTTGATGAGGAGCGGATCCTCGCGGCAGCGCCGGACCCGGAGCGTGCGTATGTCCAGACGATCATGCCCGAGAAGATCAGGCTCAATCTCGCCTATGCCGAGCGGGCGACCCCTTGGAGCGACCTGCTTGTGATCGCGACCACCTTGCGGAGCCTGGTGCGTCGATCTTCCAGGCAAGGCCAGGTGGCATGGTCATGA
- a CDS encoding glycosyltransferase, which yields MNPRLLCVGGEDHDLRIPFLLALRRCGLEVVAAGSGDPAPFAKAGIEHHFYGLKRYINPLADRTALAELQAVIATARPHLIHSFDTKPNLLCPLAAGTDGPPVVRTINGMGWLFASRSFLAMAGRLIYRMLQRRAARASALTVFQNRHDQAYFEEHGLVRPSTSRLVPGSGLDVEAFARAQATAPAADELRRRLGLGDARIVMTVTRITREKGIDTLLRAAVLVCRQRPDVRFVLVGPHEPSSPSAIPPAEIERHAPHVLHLGRREDIPSLLRLADLFAYPTEYREGIPRALVEAGLSGLPIVATALPGCVEVVRDGWTGLLVPPRAPDILASRILALLDDTTLARALGARAAELVRTQFALGSIADRYLQLYLEVLPQGACASLPDLAGPTRKRFDRDGLDLP from the coding sequence ATGAACCCCCGCCTGCTGTGCGTCGGCGGCGAGGACCACGACCTGCGCATTCCGTTCCTGCTGGCATTGCGCCGCTGCGGCCTCGAGGTCGTGGCCGCCGGCAGCGGTGATCCCGCCCCGTTCGCGAAAGCCGGGATCGAGCATCATTTCTATGGCCTGAAGCGCTACATCAATCCGCTCGCCGACCGGACGGCGCTGGCCGAACTGCAGGCGGTGATCGCGACCGCACGGCCGCACCTGATTCACAGCTTCGACACCAAGCCCAATCTTCTGTGCCCGCTGGCTGCGGGTACCGACGGGCCGCCGGTGGTGCGGACCATCAACGGAATGGGCTGGCTGTTCGCCAGCCGGTCCTTCCTGGCGATGGCGGGTCGGCTGATCTACCGGATGCTGCAGCGTCGGGCAGCGCGCGCGTCGGCGCTCACGGTGTTCCAGAACCGGCACGACCAGGCCTATTTCGAGGAGCACGGGCTGGTGCGGCCGAGCACCAGTCGATTGGTCCCAGGTTCGGGACTGGACGTCGAAGCCTTTGCCCGCGCCCAGGCAACAGCGCCCGCGGCAGACGAACTGCGACGGCGCCTGGGCCTTGGCGACGCCCGCATCGTGATGACGGTGACCAGGATCACGCGCGAGAAGGGCATCGACACGCTTCTGCGAGCGGCTGTGCTGGTGTGCCGGCAACGTCCCGATGTTCGCTTCGTGCTGGTCGGGCCGCATGAGCCGTCCAGTCCATCGGCCATTCCGCCAGCCGAGATCGAACGGCATGCGCCCCATGTCCTGCATCTTGGCCGGCGTGAGGACATTCCGTCCCTGCTCCGCCTGGCCGATCTGTTCGCCTATCCGACCGAGTACCGCGAAGGGATCCCCCGGGCTCTGGTGGAGGCGGGGCTGAGCGGCCTGCCCATCGTCGCGACTGCCCTGCCGGGATGCGTCGAGGTCGTCCGCGATGGCTGGACCGGACTGCTGGTGCCGCCGCGTGCCCCGGACATCCTGGCAAGCCGGATCCTGGCGTTGCTCGACGACACCACGCTGGCCAGGGCGCTCGGCGCCCGGGCGGCAGAACTGGTCCGCACGCAGTTCGCGCTCGGCTCGATCGCCGACCGCTACCTGCAGCTCTACCTGGAGGTGCTGCCCCAGGGTGCCTGCGCCAGCCTGCCGGACCTGGCGGGCCCGACCCGCAAGCGGTTCGACCGCGACGGGCTCGATCTACCATGA
- a CDS encoding oligosaccharide flippase family protein has protein sequence MRVAPGSLSPERTVDSGRWLALLRKLFGLSSLYGMAAIVAFLGQIVVARSLGPQAYGQFSFLFTLATVLALCATFGLDLVTMRLAANHAAKPSGSTGFIGRALLVSSTLGTVLGAGQLLVLLVMRGGDQTLAYIVAGLLVPLLAICSVSSGLLIGLSRPVLALVASLVLREAMVLVGVLGFGAAGFVATVWTPLLAALLGCAIGALLAARAMPWQKAAGAHDEDGLQRGFARLLPYVREAAPVATYTILYLLLNRVGLLFAAMLVSSYELGLFAMAARCADTVMLVQMAGNSISGPAFAALYKAGQLVELELMAVRMGRLTLMMGLLGCLPLFLLAPEVLQIFGRDFVGGAGVLRILLVGKLVGLTFGGPIMLHHMTGMTGRMTGILVAAIGMQIGLIYLLVGPFGINGIAAATTTALAVVFIAAAVSARRELGIRSSGLAWLPLRGNRAFDGEVAGPGWLCVLVGKLAARAVRKPVASLSACPSRTLPERPLDPGRPWEGEG, from the coding sequence GTGCGGGTTGCACCAGGTTCGCTGTCGCCGGAGCGCACCGTCGACAGCGGGCGCTGGCTTGCCTTGCTGCGCAAGCTGTTCGGCTTGTCGAGCCTCTACGGCATGGCTGCCATCGTCGCCTTCCTGGGCCAGATCGTGGTCGCCCGCTCGCTGGGCCCGCAGGCCTATGGCCAGTTCAGCTTTCTGTTCACCCTCGCCACCGTCCTGGCCTTGTGCGCGACCTTCGGGCTGGACCTGGTGACCATGCGGCTGGCGGCCAACCACGCGGCCAAGCCCAGCGGCAGCACCGGGTTCATCGGCCGGGCCCTGCTGGTCAGCAGCACGCTGGGCACTGTGCTGGGAGCTGGCCAGCTCCTGGTCCTCCTGGTCATGCGCGGCGGAGACCAGACCCTTGCCTACATCGTTGCCGGACTGCTCGTTCCGCTCCTGGCCATCTGCAGCGTCAGCAGCGGCCTGCTGATCGGCCTGTCGCGCCCGGTCCTGGCCCTCGTCGCCAGCCTCGTTCTGCGGGAGGCGATGGTCCTGGTCGGGGTGCTGGGATTCGGCGCCGCCGGATTCGTGGCAACCGTTTGGACGCCGCTGCTGGCAGCGCTGCTCGGCTGCGCCATCGGCGCCTTGCTCGCGGCCAGGGCCATGCCCTGGCAGAAGGCCGCTGGCGCACATGACGAGGACGGCCTGCAGCGCGGCTTTGCCCGCCTGCTGCCCTATGTCCGCGAGGCGGCGCCGGTCGCGACCTACACGATCCTCTACCTCCTGCTCAACCGGGTGGGGCTGCTCTTCGCCGCCATGCTCGTGAGCAGCTATGAGCTGGGCCTATTCGCGATGGCGGCGCGTTGCGCCGATACGGTGATGCTGGTGCAGATGGCCGGGAACAGCATCAGCGGCCCCGCCTTTGCAGCGCTCTACAAAGCAGGCCAGCTCGTGGAACTGGAGCTGATGGCGGTCCGCATGGGGCGGCTGACGCTCATGATGGGCCTGTTGGGTTGCCTGCCCCTGTTCCTGCTGGCGCCGGAGGTGCTCCAGATCTTCGGCCGGGACTTCGTCGGCGGCGCCGGGGTGCTGCGGATCCTGCTGGTCGGAAAGCTTGTGGGGCTGACCTTTGGCGGGCCGATCATGCTTCATCACATGACCGGCATGACCGGCCGCATGACGGGCATCCTGGTCGCGGCGATCGGGATGCAGATCGGGCTGATCTACTTGCTGGTGGGACCCTTCGGGATCAACGGCATCGCTGCGGCAACCACGACTGCCCTGGCGGTGGTCTTCATCGCGGCAGCGGTGTCGGCCCGCCGCGAGTTGGGGATACGGTCCAGCGGTCTGGCCTGGCTCCCGCTGCGCGGCAACCGGGCGTTCGACGGGGAGGTGGCCGGACCGGGCTGGCTATGCGTGCTGGTGGGCAAGCTCGCTGCAAGGGCTGTGCGGAAGCCGGTTGCATCGCTGTCGGCTTGCCCCTCAAGGACCTTGCCGGAACGGCCACTCGACCCGGGCAGGCCTTGGGAGGGGGAGGGATGA